One Denticeps clupeoides chromosome 10, fDenClu1.1, whole genome shotgun sequence genomic window carries:
- the lrrc47 gene encoding leucine-rich repeat-containing protein 47: MDASDCQLSAWAEIDRAEKENRRELVLQGTSVDERIQSGGGLCARLYSLTLLNYLEISQCPNLREVHENIGDLTHLQSLILCRNKIRSVPASVGRLKSLKVLDVSVNELQGLPQEISLLGDLNTLNVSCNRIASLPAGLSRCVKLSTINVSKNALSRLPDDLYSGQLELLSTVVASENAIEELGAEISNLPALKVLDLSNNKLTDIPSELSDCTRLKEINFKGNKLSDKRLEKMVNGCQTKSVLDYLRAGGRGKGKGKHQEEGKAEAAKSAPKKKTASKQKGKGQNEEVEDLNQMIVRILHVSDSPGAITVKVAGGVKDVRPYIVCCIVRGMSLRPGNALKRFLMAQTKLHDEMCAKRTTATIATHDVHLLRGPLLYDARAPDLLKIVPLGRKEMKAVDLLRHLRQEADEQRKQRKRQNVSGLHRYLQLLDGKMLYPCLVDVEDQVISFPPITNSEKTKIKKSTSELFLEVTSSTSLQTCKDVMDSLIAKMAELNKFTFEHKEEAGSDGEGDAAHVPASESIAADGHELIVQQVRILDMDGNLRVVYPSKTDLNSDMSLTVIR; this comes from the exons ATGGACGCCTCGGATTGTCAGCTGAGCGCTTGGGCAGAGATCGACAGGGCCGAAAAGGAGAACCGACGCGAGCTGGTCCTTCAGGGAACGAGCGTCGACGAGCGGATCCAGTCCGGCGGAGGCCTGTGTGCGCGGCTTTACTCTCTCACGCTGCTGAACTACCTCGAAATCAGCCAGTGCCCCAACCTGCGAGAGGTCCACGAAAACATCGGCGACCTCACCCATCTCCAGAGCCTGATTCTCTGCAGGAACAAGATCAGGTCCGTCCCCGCGTCCGTGGGCCGGCTGAAGTCGCTGAAGGTGCTGGACGTGTCGGTGAACGAGCTGCAGGGTCTGCCGCAGGAGATCTCGCTGCTCGGCGACCTCAACACCCTGAACGTCAGCTGCAACCGCATCGCCTCGCTGCCGGCCGGCCTGAGCCGCTGCGTGAAGCTCTCCACCATCAACGTGTCGAAAAATGCGCTCAGCAGGCTGCCCGACGACCTGTACTCGGGCCAGCTGGAGCTGCTCAGCACCGTCGTGGCGTCGGAGAATGCCATCGAGGAGCTGGGCGCTGAGATCAGCAACCTGCCAGCGCTGAAG GTTTTGGACCTGTCCAACAACAAGCTCACAGACATCCCCTCGGAGCTCAGCGACTGCACCAGGCTGAAGGAGATCAACTTCAAAGGCAACAAACTGAGCGACAAGCGCCTGGAGAAGATGGTCAACGGCTGCCAGACGAAATCTGTGCTCGACTACCTGCGAGCGGGAGGCAGGGGTAAGGGCAAAGGGAAGCATCAGGAAGAAGGGAAGGCTGAGGCGGCTAAAAGTGCCCCCAAGAAAAAAACTGCATCAAAGCAAAAGGGTAAGGGCCAAAACGAAGAGGTGGAGGACCTGAACCAGATGATCGTTCGGATCCTTCATGTGTCCGACAGCCCTGGAGCCATCACTGTGAAGGTAGCAGGCGGCGTGAAGGACGTTCGGCCGTACATCGTCTGCTGTATAGTCAGAGGGATGAGCCTTCGGCCTGGCAATGCCCTGAAGAGGTTCCTCATGGCGCAG ACCAAACTTCATGATGAAATGTGTGCCAAACGGACAACGGCTACCATCGCAACTCATGATGTGCATCTGCTCCGTGGGCCATTGCTGTATGATGCCAGAGCTCCAGACCTGCTTAAG ATTGTGCCACTAGGTCGTAAGGAGATGAAGGCTGTTGACCTCCTGAGGCATTTGCGGCAAGAAGCAGATGAGCAGAGGAAACAGAGGAAACGGCAGAACGTCTCTGGGCTACACAG ATACTTGCAGCTCTTGGATGGGAAAATGCTTTACCCCTGTCTGGTCGATGTAGAGGACCAGGTCATCTCCTTTCCACCAATCACTAACAGTGAGAAAACAAAG ATAAAGAAAAGTACAAGTGAGCTTTTCCTGGAGGTGACCAGTTCTACCAGTCTGCAGACCTGTAAAGATGTCATGGATTCCCTCATTGCT AAAATGGCAGAGCTGAACAAGTTTACCTTTGAACATAAAGAAGAAGCCGGTTCAGATGGAGAGGGTGACGCTGCCCACGTCCCTGCCAGTGAAAGCATAGCAGCCGACGGGCACGAGCTTATTGTGCAGCAGGTTCGCATCTTGGACATGGACGGAAACCTCCGGGTTGTCTACCCCTCAAAAACAGATCTGAACTCTGACATGAGCCTGACCGTAATTCGATAG
- the mad2l2 gene encoding mitotic spindle assembly checkpoint protein MAD2B: protein MATLTRQDLNFGQVVADILCEFLEVAIHLILYVREVYPSGIFQKRKKYNVPVQMSCHPELNQYIQDTLHCVKPLIEKNEAEKVVVVIMDKEHHPVERFVFEISQPPLLSISSDTLLSHVEQLLRAVILKISVCDAVLDNNPPGCTFTVLVYTREAATRNMEKIQVIKDFPWIVADEQEVHMQGSRLIPLKTMTSDIVKMQLYVEERAQKAS, encoded by the exons ATGGCGACACTTACTAGGCAGGATCTCAATTTTGGTCAAG tggtggctgaTATACTGTGCGAGTTCCTGGAGGTCGCCATTCATCTCATCTTGTACGTCCGTGAGGTTTATCCATCGGGGATCTTCCAAAAGAGGAAGAAGTACAACGTGCCTGTGCAG atgTCATGCCACCCTGAACTTAACCAGTATATTCAAGACACCCTCCACTGTGTGAAGCCACTTATTGAGAAG AATGAAGCAGAAAAGGTGGTGGTTGTCATCATGGACAAAGAGCATCACCCCGTGGAGAGATTTGTGTTTGAAATCTCTCAGCCACCTCTACTTTCTATAAG CTCAGACACGCTCCTGTCCCATGTTGAACAGCTTCTGCGTGCTGTCATACTCAAAATTAGTGTATGTGATGCAGTTTTGGACAACAATCCTCCCG GATGTACGTTCACAGTATTGGTTTATACCCGAGAAGCTGCCACACGGAATATGGAAAAGATTCAAGTTATTAAG GACTTTCCATGGATTGTAGCAGATGAGCAGGAGGTTCACATGCAAGGATCCAGACTCATCCCGCTAAAAACCATGACGTCTGACATTGTAAAG atgCAGCTCTATGTGGAGGAAAGAGCTCAGAAGGCTTCATAG
- the LOC114798025 gene encoding uncharacterized protein LOC114798025, with the protein MSKFTYMFITCTFLFIIIMSCYGCKQVEYGIDSKCCPMCSPGYFVHRHCTEYTVTTCLPCPSSTFIGEPSGLEKCRSCTTCDTNLGLRIQKNCTSVSDTTCDPLEGNFCSRFSPPSCSLAQKHTQCEPGQYIKQNGTASTDTVCTDCVGDTYSDGSFSTCRSHTQCKLMRKGGTSSSDAECEDVVTIIAIILSLLLLLTMMLIFFWCWEKRNIPVMYINSISVRIGHRCWFQDFPWIAADEQEVHMQGSRLIPLKTMTSDIVKESEIKESVGIMSKFTYMFVTCTFLFIIIMSCYGCKQAEYGIDSECCPMCSPGYFVHRHCTEYTSTTCLPCPSSTFIGEPSGLEKCRSCTTCDTNLGLRIQKNCTSVSDTTCDPLEGNFCSRFSPPSCSLAQKHTQCEPGQYIKQNGTASTDTVCTDCVGDTYSDGSFSTCRSHTQCKLMRKGGTSSSDAECEDVVTIIVIILSLLLVVTMMLIFFWCWQKRNIPVSAAELQELNV; encoded by the exons ATGTCAAAGTTTACATATATGTTCATAACCTGCACTTTCCTTTTCATAATAATCATGTCCTGTTACGGTTGTAAACAGGTTGAATATGGTATTGATAGTAAATGTTGTCCAATGTGTTCGCCTg GTTATTTTGTGCACAGACACTGCACAGAATACACAGTCACAACCTGCCTTCCCTGCCCCTCATCCACCTTCATTGGTGAACCCAGCGGACTTGAAAAATGCAGATCGTGCACAACATGCGACACCA ATCTAGGATTGAGAATACAGAAAAATTGCACTTCCGTATCGGACACTACCTGTGACCCTCTGGAAGGAAACTTCTGCAGCCGATTCTCACCACCCAGCTGCTCCTTGGCTCAGAAACATACACAGTGTGAGCCAGGGCAGTACATCAAACAAAATG GTACAGCGTCTACAGATACTGTGTGCACTGACTGTGTTGGCGACACCTACTCAGATGGCTCCTTCTCAACAtgcaggtcacacacaca atGCAAATTGATGAGAAAAGGAGGAACGTCTTCATCAGATGCTGAATGTGAAGATGTTGTGACTATCATTGCAATCatactatcattattattattattaactatgATGCTTATATTCTTCTGGTGTTGGGAGAAGAGGAATATTCCAGT GATGTACATTAACAGTAttagtgtcaggattggccacaggtgctGGTTCCAG GACTTTCCATGGATCGCAGCAGATGAGCAGGAGGTTCACATGCAAGGATCCAGACTCATCCCGCTAAAAACCATGACGTCTGACATTGTAAAG GAGTCTG aaataaaggaaTCAGTGGGAATCATGTCAAAGTTTACATATATGTTCGTAACCTGCACTTTCCTTTTCATAATAATCATGTCCTGTTACGGTTGTAAACAGGCTGAATATGGTATTGATAGTGAATGTTGTCCAATGTGTTCGCCTg GTTATTTTGTGCACAGACACTGCACAGAATACACAAGCACAACCTGCCTTCCCTGCCCCTCATCCACCTTCATTGGTGAACCCAGCGGACTTGAAAAATGCAGATCGTGCACAACATGCGACACCA ATCTAGGATTGAGAATACAGAAAAATTGCACTTCCGTATCGGACACTACCTGTGACCCTCTGGAAGGAAACTTCTGCAGCCGATTCTCACCACCCAGCTGCTCCTTGGCTCAGAAACATACACAGTGTGAGCCAGGGCAGTACATCAAACAAAATG GTACAGCGTCTACAGATACTGTGTGCACTGACTGTGTTGGCGACACCTACTCAGATGGCTCCTTCTCAACAtgcaggtcacacacaca atGCAAATTGATGAGAAAAGGAGGAACATCTTCATCAGATGCTGAATGTGAAGATGTTGTGACTATCATCGTGATCatactatcattattattagtagtaactATGATGCTTATATTCTTCTGGTGTTGGCAGAAGAGAAATATTCCAGT GTCTGCCGCTGAATTGCAAGAACTTAATGTATAG